From Bacillus basilensis, a single genomic window includes:
- a CDS encoding aldehyde dehydrogenase codes for MSVSSIVNKQKEYFYNGHTRSVAVRKNNLKKLYEGIQRFEEEIFQALKLDLNKSIHESFTTEVGYVLKEISFQLKHISSWSKPKRVRTALTHFGSKGKVVPEPYGVTLIIAPWNYPFQLAIAPLVGALAAGNTVVLKPSELTPNVSKVLTRMLEELFQEELVAVVEGGIEESTELLKEPFDYIFFTGSVGVGKVVMEAAAKRLTPLTLELGGKSPCIVHKDAKIDVTARRIVWGKFLNAGQTCVAPDYMYVHASVKEQLIEALRHEIAEQYGKEPLHNDHYVRIVSDRHFERLCRFLQDGQVVIGGNYKKDTLHIEPTVVTNITWQDAVMEDEIFGPILPIVEYDNIEEVIDTIQQHPKPLALYVFSEDKEVQKKVTSNISYGGGCINDVVYHLATPYLPFGGVGSSGLGSYHGEESFRTFSHYKSILAQSTAFDMKIRYSSTKSALKFIRKLLK; via the coding sequence ATGAGCGTTTCTTCTATTGTAAATAAACAAAAGGAATATTTTTATAATGGCCATACGCGAAGTGTAGCAGTGAGAAAGAATAATTTGAAGAAGCTTTATGAAGGCATTCAGCGTTTTGAAGAAGAAATATTTCAGGCGTTGAAATTAGATTTAAATAAGTCAATTCATGAGTCGTTTACAACGGAAGTTGGGTATGTATTAAAAGAAATTTCCTTTCAATTGAAGCATATTTCATCATGGAGTAAACCGAAGCGTGTTCGAACAGCACTCACCCATTTTGGATCAAAGGGGAAAGTAGTGCCCGAACCGTACGGTGTGACACTTATTATTGCACCTTGGAACTATCCGTTTCAATTAGCAATTGCACCACTTGTAGGAGCGTTGGCAGCTGGAAATACAGTTGTTTTAAAGCCGTCAGAGTTAACGCCAAATGTTTCAAAAGTGCTTACGAGAATGTTAGAGGAATTATTCCAAGAAGAGCTTGTAGCGGTAGTAGAAGGCGGTATAGAAGAGAGTACGGAATTGTTAAAGGAACCATTTGATTATATTTTCTTTACAGGTAGTGTCGGTGTTGGAAAAGTTGTGATGGAAGCAGCTGCGAAACGGTTGACGCCGCTTACGTTAGAACTTGGCGGAAAAAGTCCGTGTATTGTACATAAAGATGCGAAAATAGATGTAACAGCAAGACGAATTGTGTGGGGGAAGTTTTTAAATGCAGGGCAAACGTGTGTAGCCCCGGATTATATGTATGTGCATGCTTCCGTGAAAGAACAGTTAATCGAGGCATTACGACACGAAATTGCGGAGCAGTATGGCAAAGAGCCACTGCATAATGATCATTACGTGCGAATTGTGAGTGATCGTCATTTTGAACGATTATGTCGATTTTTACAAGATGGTCAAGTCGTAATTGGCGGGAACTATAAGAAAGATACATTACATATTGAACCGACAGTAGTAACGAACATTACATGGCAAGATGCGGTTATGGAAGATGAAATTTTTGGTCCGATTTTACCAATTGTAGAGTACGACAACATAGAAGAGGTAATTGACACAATTCAGCAACATCCAAAGCCGTTAGCGTTATATGTATTTTCTGAAGATAAAGAAGTACAAAAGAAAGTGACGAGTAATATTTCATATGGCGGAGGTTGTATTAATGATGTTGTCTATCATCTTGCAACGCCATATTTACCTTTTGGGGGCGTCGGTAGTAGTGGGTTAGGGAGTTATCATGGGGAAGAAAGTTTTCGGACTTTTTCACATTATAAAAGTATTTTGGCCCAATCTACGGCATTTGATATGAAAATTCGTTACTCTTCTACAAAAAGTGCTTTAAAATTCATACGAAAGTTGTTAAAATGA
- a CDS encoding phosphatase PAP2 family protein: MKKKLHQYEGMCIGLLLAVFGIVAWRVHAGGVTVMDTYIRGLVKGLQTEGSLTFFSHYTKLGSAIGIVTTLVISLLVFWRKRYYAAMIVYPMGILTTHLVNKGIKEIVKRKRPSLNEAFDALGYSFPSGHAMLSIMTFGFLAYIIAANLKNVTGKYVITILLGIVIVSIGLSRVILNVHYPTDILAGYCVGGILLIIAIYCHRLLTERLGLNKER, from the coding sequence TTGAAGAAGAAGTTGCATCAATATGAGGGAATGTGTATCGGTTTATTACTTGCTGTATTTGGCATTGTTGCTTGGCGAGTACATGCTGGTGGCGTTACAGTGATGGATACATATATCCGAGGATTAGTAAAAGGATTACAAACAGAAGGTTCGCTTACATTTTTCTCACACTATACAAAATTAGGGTCTGCCATTGGGATTGTAACTACGCTCGTTATAAGTTTACTTGTTTTTTGGAGAAAACGTTATTATGCTGCGATGATCGTGTATCCAATGGGCATTTTAACAACACATCTTGTGAATAAAGGGATAAAAGAAATTGTGAAAAGGAAGCGTCCGTCGTTAAATGAAGCATTTGATGCGCTTGGGTATAGTTTCCCTAGTGGGCATGCAATGTTATCTATTATGACATTCGGGTTTCTTGCTTATATTATTGCGGCAAATTTGAAGAATGTGACTGGGAAATATGTTATAACGATTTTGCTGGGAATAGTAATCGTATCGATTGGATTAAGTAGAGTCATTTTAAATGTACATTATCCAACTGATATTTTAGCAGGTTACTGCGTAGGTGGTATTCTATTAATTATCGCGATTTATTGCCATCGTTTACTTACTGAGAGGCTTGGTCTTAATAAAGAGAGATAG
- the potA gene encoding spermidine/putrescine ABC transporter ATP-binding protein PotA, with amino-acid sequence MKKIIKVEAVEKHFGNQVIIPPLSLDIKEGEFLTILGPSGCGKTTLLRMIAGFETPTKGNLLLDDEKINDLPPYKRHMNLVFQHYALFPHMNVEKNICFGMKMQKVLAAEQKERAEEAMRLTQLLEFRNRKPAKLSGGQQQRVAIARAIVNNPRVLLLDEPLGALDFKLRKDLQRELKNLQRNLGITFIYVTHDQEEAMSMSDRIVVMNKGHIEQIGTPKEIYNKPKTMFVATFIGENNIVKNGEGYVAIRPENVKVRSVEEPILKEYHLGHIEDIEFVGNMEKLYVRDEKTSELLMAYQTAEEATQWSIGDNVYVGWEQEDEVTLN; translated from the coding sequence ATGAAAAAGATTATTAAAGTTGAAGCAGTAGAAAAACATTTTGGAAATCAAGTGATTATCCCACCTCTTTCTTTAGATATTAAAGAAGGAGAATTTTTAACAATTTTAGGACCGAGTGGTTGCGGGAAAACGACGTTACTTCGTATGATCGCAGGTTTTGAAACTCCAACTAAAGGGAATCTTTTATTAGATGATGAAAAGATTAACGATTTGCCACCGTACAAGCGTCATATGAATTTAGTGTTCCAACATTATGCGCTATTCCCACATATGAATGTGGAGAAAAATATTTGTTTCGGTATGAAAATGCAGAAAGTACTGGCAGCAGAGCAGAAAGAGCGTGCTGAAGAGGCAATGCGTTTAACGCAGTTACTTGAGTTCCGTAATCGTAAACCTGCGAAGCTTTCTGGTGGACAGCAGCAGCGTGTAGCAATTGCGAGAGCGATTGTAAATAACCCGCGTGTATTATTACTAGATGAGCCACTTGGGGCGTTAGACTTTAAGTTAAGAAAAGACTTGCAACGTGAATTGAAAAACTTACAACGTAATTTAGGAATTACGTTCATATACGTAACGCACGATCAAGAAGAAGCGATGAGCATGAGTGATCGTATTGTTGTTATGAATAAAGGACATATTGAACAAATCGGAACGCCGAAAGAAATTTATAATAAGCCGAAAACGATGTTCGTTGCAACATTTATCGGTGAAAATAATATTGTGAAAAACGGGGAAGGCTATGTAGCAATTCGCCCTGAAAACGTAAAGGTACGTTCGGTTGAAGAGCCGATTTTAAAAGAATACCATCTTGGACATATTGAAGACATTGAGTTTGTTGGAAATATGGAAAAGCTGTATGTACGTGACGAGAAAACATCAGAATTACTAATGGCATATCAAACTGCTGAAGAAGCAACGCAGTGGAGCATTGGAGATAATGTATACGTAGGCTGGGAGCAAGAGGACGAGGTGACCTTAAATTGA
- a CDS encoding MMPL family transporter, with protein MKTNVHKVDKWGKLGAFLYQFRYTVIVALLLVAIAIGIFAPKLPGVLGGDGFQTEGDYQKTKEILDKDFKRSQDTLLLVFEKNKGVSHEEFQKQVEGIVKSVPEKETYESFHHPIQNKEMLQDDIGYATILFSGKTNKERMETTLQFADKIEKESNAALKVTPTGFPKINQEINERTQNDLKVAEMIGLPIAFLVLLFSFGSLLASILPIVNGALSVISTMGILYFIGSDKELSIFVLNVAPMIGLALSIDFALLFVNRFREEVAKRTVKEAIAITYQTAGRAIVFSGLCVFVGLSGLFFFKIDYIQSVAISGMIVVIMSILFSLTLLPALLSLIGKRILKKNQVAHTPAKAWRKFAQFVMKHPIAMIIVVTTFIVICLLPLRTANLQFPDVEALPKQSDTRIAYEKYEEAFNETAKTHADVTLVVETKKDMKEKESLQKVEEVVQKLKDDKKVYEVRSLYDGLTGMKADQVAGLLESPEAAKLAPVFEAYTKENKTTIEIFLKTKPRTETAKQWVRDFKQNYKETNVTYYLGGMTTFQQELEDEIKDKVAIGMSVIFGSTFVILLFAFRSILIPIKAIIMNILSLSATIGIVVWLFEGGHFGLEASPVLFVLPIFIFGLVFGLSMDYEVFLISRIHELYEETGDNDQATLEGLVSTSRIITSAALIMIVVTGAFAFTDILPVRQMGLGVALAIFLDATIIRLMLVPSLMKLFGDWNWWLPFRKKREKSS; from the coding sequence TTGAAAACAAATGTACATAAAGTGGATAAGTGGGGGAAGTTAGGAGCTTTTTTGTATCAGTTTCGTTATACAGTAATTGTAGCACTACTACTGGTTGCGATAGCAATCGGTATTTTCGCTCCAAAGCTACCGGGAGTATTAGGTGGCGATGGCTTTCAAACGGAAGGGGACTATCAAAAAACGAAAGAAATTTTAGATAAAGATTTTAAGAGGTCTCAAGATACGCTGCTACTGGTTTTTGAAAAAAATAAGGGTGTTTCACATGAGGAATTTCAAAAGCAAGTAGAGGGAATTGTAAAAAGTGTACCAGAGAAAGAGACATATGAATCTTTCCATCACCCGATACAAAATAAAGAAATGTTACAAGATGATATCGGCTATGCGACAATTTTATTTTCCGGGAAAACAAATAAGGAACGAATGGAAACGACATTACAATTTGCTGATAAAATCGAAAAGGAAAGTAATGCAGCATTAAAAGTAACGCCTACAGGGTTTCCGAAAATTAATCAAGAGATTAATGAAAGAACGCAAAATGATTTAAAAGTAGCAGAGATGATTGGGTTACCGATTGCATTCCTCGTATTACTATTTTCATTTGGTAGCCTTTTAGCATCAATTTTACCAATTGTAAATGGGGCACTTAGTGTTATTAGTACGATGGGCATATTATACTTTATAGGTAGCGATAAGGAACTATCTATCTTTGTGTTAAATGTTGCACCGATGATCGGACTCGCGCTATCTATTGATTTTGCACTATTATTTGTAAATCGCTTTCGAGAGGAAGTTGCAAAGCGAACGGTAAAAGAAGCGATTGCAATTACATATCAGACAGCAGGGCGCGCGATCGTATTTTCAGGATTATGTGTATTTGTTGGATTATCTGGTTTGTTTTTCTTTAAGATTGATTATATTCAGTCTGTCGCAATTAGCGGAATGATTGTTGTGATTATGAGTATTTTATTCTCACTCACACTTCTTCCGGCGTTATTATCACTAATTGGTAAACGAATATTAAAAAAGAATCAAGTAGCACATACGCCGGCAAAGGCATGGCGTAAATTTGCGCAATTTGTAATGAAACATCCAATAGCGATGATTATTGTTGTTACAACATTTATTGTTATTTGCCTATTACCATTACGTACAGCTAATTTGCAGTTCCCTGACGTGGAGGCTCTACCTAAACAAAGTGATACAAGAATTGCATATGAGAAGTACGAAGAGGCATTTAATGAAACTGCAAAAACACATGCTGATGTTACATTAGTGGTAGAGACGAAAAAAGATATGAAAGAAAAAGAAAGTTTACAAAAGGTAGAAGAAGTCGTTCAAAAATTAAAAGATGATAAGAAAGTATATGAAGTAAGAAGCTTATACGACGGGTTAACTGGTATGAAAGCAGATCAAGTTGCTGGATTATTAGAGTCGCCAGAAGCAGCAAAACTAGCCCCTGTATTTGAAGCATATACGAAAGAGAATAAGACTACGATAGAAATCTTTTTGAAAACGAAGCCGCGTACTGAAACTGCTAAACAGTGGGTTCGTGATTTTAAACAAAACTATAAAGAAACGAATGTTACGTATTATCTAGGCGGAATGACGACGTTCCAACAAGAGTTAGAAGATGAAATTAAAGATAAAGTTGCGATTGGTATGTCTGTTATATTTGGATCGACCTTCGTTATATTATTATTTGCATTTCGATCTATACTCATTCCGATTAAGGCGATTATTATGAATATACTTAGTTTAAGCGCAACAATTGGAATTGTTGTTTGGTTATTTGAAGGTGGTCATTTTGGTTTAGAAGCGAGTCCAGTTCTATTTGTCTTACCAATCTTCATTTTCGGTCTCGTCTTTGGGCTTAGCATGGATTATGAAGTCTTTCTTATTTCGCGTATTCATGAACTGTATGAAGAAACAGGAGATAATGATCAAGCAACGTTAGAAGGACTTGTGTCAACAAGTAGAATTATTACGTCCGCCGCTTTAATTATGATTGTTGTTACCGGTGCGTTCGCCTTTACTGATATTTTACCAGTACGGCAAATGGGGCTTGGTGTTGCATTAGCGATATTCCTTGATGCAACAATTATTCGTCTTATGCTCGTACCAAGTTTAATGAAATTGTTTGGAGACTGGAACTGGTGGTTACCATTTCGAAAGAAAAGAGAAAAATCATCATAA
- the potB gene encoding spermidine/putrescine ABC transporter permease PotB, with amino-acid sequence MKKGKLLALPTVAWLLIFFLIPLLFVLAFAFMQRGAYGTVEMQFTLENIARVFDPLYMGTLWETVKIAVITTVICLVIGYPFAYTITIVDRKYRSILLLLATIPFWINFLVRSYAWIVILRSQGLVNTLLLKLGIISEPLNLLYNTPSVILGMVYSLLPFMILPVYAAIEQLDKRKLEAAYDLGATPVKAFWNVTVPMTMSGIATGSILVFVSSIGMFVVSDVMGGSKVALIGNVIQNQFLGARDWPFGSALSMIVVLFSVLLIYLYYRATKVYKYDGNGGE; translated from the coding sequence TTGAAAAAAGGGAAATTACTCGCACTACCTACAGTCGCGTGGCTGTTAATCTTCTTCCTAATTCCCCTTCTGTTTGTATTGGCATTTGCCTTCATGCAGCGCGGAGCATACGGAACAGTGGAAATGCAATTTACGTTAGAGAATATAGCTCGTGTGTTTGATCCACTATACATGGGAACGTTATGGGAAACTGTTAAGATTGCAGTTATTACAACAGTAATCTGTTTAGTAATTGGTTATCCATTTGCTTATACAATTACAATTGTTGATCGTAAATACCGTTCAATTCTTTTATTATTGGCAACGATCCCGTTTTGGATTAACTTCCTTGTTCGTTCATACGCATGGATTGTTATTTTACGTTCACAAGGTCTTGTAAACACATTGCTATTGAAACTAGGTATTATTAGTGAACCTTTAAATTTACTATATAATACACCTTCTGTAATACTCGGAATGGTATATTCTTTATTACCATTTATGATTTTACCAGTGTATGCAGCGATTGAGCAGCTTGATAAGCGTAAGCTAGAAGCAGCTTATGATTTAGGTGCAACACCAGTAAAGGCATTTTGGAATGTTACAGTACCAATGACGATGTCAGGGATTGCTACGGGTTCTATTTTAGTGTTTGTTTCTTCTATCGGAATGTTTGTTGTATCAGACGTTATGGGTGGATCGAAAGTAGCGTTAATCGGAAACGTAATTCAAAATCAATTCTTAGGAGCGCGTGATTGGCCGTTTGGATCTGCGTTATCTATGATTGTTGTTCTATTCTCTGTTCTGTTAATTTACTTATATTATCGTGCAACGAAAGTATATAAATATGATGGGAACGGAGGGGAATAG
- the potC gene encoding spermidine/putrescine ABC transporter permease PotC, with the protein MKKFLVSYSWLILLFLYFPMMVLMVYSFNDSRINAEWEGFTFHWYTDLFQKQDVIDAFVNSMTIAIVTTIVTTVLGVIFAIALHRYKYRYEGAINGLVYLPILIPDILMGLSLLILFSQLGMELGKTTIIIAHITFSISFVVVILAARLSGMGRDLEEAANDLGATPWQTFRYVTFPAIAPGVISAALLTFTLSIDDFVISFFVSGPGSTTLPLYIYSMVKRGVSPEINALSTILIVAIVGLMVLSEIFRNKGADGEENSGGHLPL; encoded by the coding sequence ATGAAGAAGTTTTTAGTTTCTTATTCTTGGTTAATTTTATTGTTCTTGTATTTTCCAATGATGGTTTTAATGGTATATTCCTTCAATGATTCTCGCATTAACGCGGAATGGGAAGGTTTTACATTCCATTGGTATACAGATTTATTTCAAAAACAAGATGTTATTGATGCGTTTGTAAATAGTATGACGATCGCGATCGTAACGACGATTGTAACGACAGTTCTTGGCGTGATTTTCGCGATTGCATTACATCGTTATAAATATCGTTATGAAGGTGCTATTAACGGTCTTGTGTATTTACCAATTTTAATTCCTGATATTTTAATGGGATTATCTTTACTTATCTTATTTAGTCAATTAGGTATGGAACTTGGCAAAACAACAATTATTATTGCACACATTACATTTAGTATTTCATTTGTTGTCGTTATTTTAGCAGCACGTCTATCTGGTATGGGACGTGATTTAGAAGAGGCTGCGAATGATTTAGGAGCAACGCCGTGGCAAACGTTTCGTTATGTAACGTTCCCAGCAATTGCACCAGGAGTTATTTCAGCCGCATTATTAACATTCACATTATCAATTGATGATTTTGTAATTAGTTTCTTCGTATCAGGACCAGGATCAACAACATTGCCATTATACATTTACAGTATGGTTAAGCGCGGAGTATCACCAGAAATTAATGCACTTTCTACAATTTTAATTGTAGCTATCGTAGGATTAATGGTTCTATCTGAAATCTTCCGTAACAAAGGTGCAGATGGTGAAGAAAACTCTGGAGGACACCTTCCTTTATAA
- the potD gene encoding spermidine/putrescine ABC transporter substrate-binding protein PotD — MKLMKRLAGAAISFSLIAGVLAGCGEKKEELNIYSWADNFDEQVLRDFEKKYNVKINYDKYASNEEMLAKLQAGGAKYDLIQPSDYMVKTMAKMDLLAPLDKKNIPNIENMVSNFKTPAFDPENKYSLVYTWGVTGIAYNKKYVKEAPTSWNDLWNEKYKGHVTLLNDSREVLGMGLKKNGFSNSTKDDAQLKTAATDLQKLLPNLLAFDTDNIKQKFITEDAWIGTVWSGDAAFIAKDNKDVEYVVPKEGGTIWADTLAIPKGAKNKELAEKFMNYLLDEKVSVKNYESIGYSNPNEKAHPLHSKEYRDNHMIFLTKEELDRTEWLVDVDDKLKDYDRYWTELKTKGK, encoded by the coding sequence ATGAAATTAATGAAAAGATTAGCCGGCGCAGCAATTAGCTTTAGCCTTATTGCTGGTGTACTTGCTGGTTGTGGTGAAAAGAAAGAAGAGTTAAACATTTATAGCTGGGCTGACAATTTTGATGAGCAAGTGCTAAGAGATTTTGAAAAGAAATATAATGTGAAAATTAACTATGATAAGTATGCAAGTAATGAAGAAATGCTTGCGAAATTACAAGCTGGTGGCGCGAAGTATGATTTAATTCAGCCGTCTGATTACATGGTTAAAACAATGGCAAAAATGGATTTATTAGCGCCGTTAGATAAAAAGAATATCCCAAATATCGAAAACATGGTTTCTAATTTCAAAACACCTGCGTTTGATCCAGAGAATAAATATTCTTTAGTATACACTTGGGGTGTAACTGGTATTGCATACAATAAAAAGTATGTCAAAGAAGCACCTACAAGCTGGAATGACTTATGGAATGAGAAATATAAAGGGCATGTAACTTTATTAAACGATTCTCGTGAAGTATTAGGTATGGGTCTTAAGAAAAACGGCTTCTCAAACAGCACGAAAGACGATGCGCAGTTAAAGACAGCAGCAACTGATTTACAGAAGCTACTTCCAAACTTATTAGCATTTGATACAGATAATATTAAACAAAAGTTCATTACAGAAGATGCTTGGATCGGAACGGTTTGGTCTGGAGATGCAGCATTTATCGCAAAAGATAATAAAGATGTAGAGTACGTTGTACCAAAAGAAGGCGGCACAATTTGGGCTGATACGTTAGCAATTCCAAAAGGTGCGAAAAACAAAGAGCTTGCAGAGAAGTTTATGAACTACTTATTAGATGAAAAAGTAAGTGTGAAAAACTACGAGTCAATTGGATACAGTAATCCTAATGAAAAAGCTCACCCTCTTCATAGTAAAGAATATCGCGATAACCATATGATTTTCTTAACGAAAGAAGAATTAGATCGTACAGAATGGCTTGTTGATGTAGATGATAAGTTAAAAGACTATGATCGTTACTGGACAGAGCTAAAAACAAAAGGTAAATAA
- a CDS encoding DUF1648 domain-containing protein, whose product MIKYKYILGIFFACLLVTLCLYPYLPNQMAVHWNENGRPNEFVSKQIVIALIPCLIIFLHGLMYIISHNIYKFNEDEHVIISGFLKTITLFMLFIHMLILFINFGSMISFQTGLTIGISMFLFMLSKAFKKVQSTEKDPIKLKKIRLVSRRIFQVMACSILFSLFLNLKWGFYVLLSVISGGSILFMFYALYSYIIESYET is encoded by the coding sequence TTGATCAAATATAAATATATACTAGGAATATTTTTCGCTTGTCTTTTAGTTACTCTATGTCTCTATCCATATTTACCGAATCAGATGGCAGTACATTGGAATGAAAATGGTCGGCCGAACGAGTTTGTGAGTAAACAAATTGTTATAGCACTTATTCCTTGCCTTATTATTTTCTTACATGGATTGATGTATATTATTTCACATAATATATATAAGTTTAATGAAGACGAGCATGTCATTATAAGTGGATTTCTAAAGACGATTACTTTATTTATGTTGTTTATCCATATGCTCATTCTCTTTATTAATTTTGGAAGCATGATATCCTTTCAAACAGGACTAACAATTGGAATTAGTATGTTTCTTTTTATGCTGAGTAAGGCGTTTAAAAAAGTTCAGAGTACAGAAAAAGACCCAATCAAATTAAAAAAGATTCGTTTAGTGAGTAGGCGTATTTTTCAAGTGATGGCATGTAGTATATTGTTTTCATTGTTTTTGAACTTGAAATGGGGATTTTATGTGTTACTTAGCGTAATAAGTGGTGGTTCTATTTTGTTTATGTTCTATGCTTTATACTCATACATAATAGAAAGTTATGAAACGTAA
- a CDS encoding CAP domain-containing protein codes for MKKRVLLSVAAATALTLGVSSLDAQAATVQPSNIKVQNIQHSKVMMKQMSQQELQAFLQSMGVESLAQWQQGNFQPNCIIPGQQPTENVVTEQPTAKPETQKPAEETQKPAEQKPAEEVQKPEAQKPAENNNTQKPAEQKPAEQKPAEEAKSLSEFEQRVVKLTNAERAKQGLPALKIDTELSKVARIKSEDMQKNNYFDHNSPTYGSPFDMMKKFGISYTSAGENIAQGQRTPEEVVQAWMNSAGHRANILNNGFTHIGVGYVESGNYWTQQFITK; via the coding sequence ATGAAAAAGCGTGTTTTATTATCTGTAGCTGCTGCAACAGCTCTTACTTTAGGAGTATCTTCTTTAGATGCACAAGCTGCAACAGTACAACCATCTAATATTAAGGTTCAAAATATTCAGCATTCAAAAGTAATGATGAAACAAATGAGCCAACAAGAATTACAAGCATTCTTACAATCTATGGGCGTTGAGTCATTAGCACAATGGCAACAAGGAAATTTCCAACCAAATTGCATTATTCCTGGTCAACAACCTACTGAAAATGTTGTAACTGAGCAACCAACAGCTAAGCCAGAAACTCAAAAGCCTGCTGAGGAAACTCAAAAACCAGCTGAACAAAAACCTGCTGAAGAAGTTCAAAAACCAGAAGCTCAAAAGCCTGCTGAAAACAACAATACTCAAAAACCTGCTGAACAAAAACCTGCTGAGCAAAAGCCTGCTGAAGAAGCAAAATCTTTAAGCGAGTTCGAACAACGTGTTGTTAAATTAACAAACGCTGAGCGTGCAAAACAAGGTTTACCAGCTTTAAAAATCGACACTGAATTAAGCAAAGTAGCACGCATTAAATCTGAAGATATGCAAAAAAATAACTACTTTGATCATAACAGCCCTACATACGGGTCTCCGTTTGACATGATGAAGAAGTTTGGTATTTCATATACATCTGCAGGTGAAAACATCGCTCAAGGCCAACGTACACCTGAAGAAGTAGTACAAGCTTGGATGAACAGTGCTGGACACCGTGCAAACATCTTAAATAATGGCTTCACTCACATCGGTGTTGGCTATGTAGAAAGCGGCAACTACTGGACACAACAATTTATTACGAAGTAA
- a CDS encoding RluA family pseudouridine synthase — METKKKGEWCEITVPAKWNGISIDSLLKIEWEIPKKLLHQLRMEKGVTVNGEQRRWNELLKEGDKLQVHMFMEEEYGVEPEYGELDVVYEDDHVLIVNKPENMDTHPAEKGGTGTLANLVAFHYQMQGLETKVRHIHRLDKDTTGGVVFAKHRIAGAIMDRLLMERKIKRTYAALVEGKVKKKQGTIDAAIGRDRHHATRRRVSPKGDQAITYYKVEKYFKNQNATLVTLQLETGRTHQIRVHMSHNGNPLVGDVLYGGQTKYMSGQALHAMKINFLHPITKEEIEVDVSFPTKLNNTMKEFQRVNA; from the coding sequence ATGGAAACGAAGAAAAAGGGCGAATGGTGCGAAATTACTGTTCCAGCGAAATGGAATGGTATAAGTATTGATTCGTTATTAAAAATAGAATGGGAAATACCGAAAAAGTTGTTACATCAGCTTCGTATGGAAAAAGGTGTTACCGTTAACGGGGAACAGAGAAGATGGAATGAGCTTTTAAAAGAAGGCGATAAGTTACAAGTTCATATGTTTATGGAGGAAGAATACGGTGTAGAGCCTGAATATGGTGAATTAGATGTAGTATATGAAGATGATCACGTACTCATTGTAAATAAGCCTGAGAACATGGATACGCATCCTGCTGAAAAAGGTGGAACGGGAACACTTGCAAATCTTGTTGCCTTTCATTATCAAATGCAAGGTTTAGAGACGAAGGTTCGTCATATTCATCGATTAGATAAAGATACGACAGGTGGTGTCGTATTTGCTAAGCATAGAATTGCTGGTGCAATTATGGATCGTTTATTAATGGAACGAAAAATTAAAAGAACATATGCGGCGCTTGTGGAAGGGAAAGTAAAAAAGAAGCAAGGAACAATTGACGCAGCTATTGGAAGAGATCGCCATCATGCGACGAGACGACGTGTTTCTCCAAAGGGAGACCAAGCTATAACATATTATAAAGTAGAGAAGTATTTTAAAAACCAAAATGCTACGCTCGTCACGTTACAATTAGAAACAGGTAGAACACATCAAATTCGTGTTCATATGAGCCATAACGGTAATCCGTTAGTTGGAGATGTATTATATGGTGGACAAACGAAATATATGTCGGGGCAAGCGTTACATGCGATGAAGATAAACTTCTTACATCCAATTACGAAAGAAGAAATTGAAGTTGATGTATCATTTCCTACAAAATTAAACAATACCATGAAAGAATTTCAAAGAGTGAATGCGTAA